The DNA segment ATACCCCAAGGGCTCAGCCGTACACCTAGCTGCCTGGTACGTCCAGTTCACGAGACGAGTGTGAAGGCGACACAACCCGACCACTCGGGAGAGAGCAAGGTACGCCAGACATAGAAATGGGAGAAGAAGGAATGTCGCAACAGATAAATTACGAAAGCCCCCATCGCAAGACTAATGAAAGTCCGAAGGTCCCGCACTCAAAAAACATTGCTAGAGCTTGCTCTCGTCTAATACGCCgtccctgctgctgcccccgAGGGAGCTCGGGAACAGCAGAGGGGAAGCGCATCCTGGCTCAAGGACAGCCGCGGGGGTGCGATGGCTGAACGAATCAGGCAGAAGACGGACGGGATCgagaaaggaaagaaagaaaaagaaacgACTTTGCACATGAGGAACTTTTTGGATGTTGTTGCTGTCGTTGTTGTGGTGTCGGAGCAGAGGCAAAGAGGGAACACGATGTCTGGGCTTGGGCGAGTTTCGACATCGAAACAAGCAGGTCGCAGCTTCAAGTCCGGCAGAGACTTGCACAAAATGCGGGAGACGGTTCGATCAATGATAACATCATTCTGAATTCTGCGAAGAATCATGAcatgtgtgtgtgtgttcCCCGACCTGAACCGTACCCATGGGTGGTCGAAGCCCGCATTGGGAGAGTAAATTGTAGCGCAAAATTTTGGGGAGTTGGCAAGAAGTGACGCTGCCTGGGAAAAAAGGTCAACATTGTGGTTGTCAAGCACCATTCGGAAGCTggaagggttagggttgtaGCTGTTGTCAGGGGCTGGCCTCAGCTGGGTCTCCTCTCACgactcctcctccggcaAGGGTCAGCACAATTCAATCAAAGCAACGAGTCTATTCGAGGTCTACAACTGCTGTGGTCGCCGAGACACTCCTGCCGCAATATTTGCATGTTCTCCTCCGTCTCAAACATCAGCATTGTATCGGCCGGTTCATATGCGTCAGGATCCGCCTCCTTCCCTTGCATCATTGTTGCTCGGCGCCGTGTGAATGGCGTCGGTTTTGCAGCGGTCTATCGTAAAGCGAGGTTTGCGAGAATCTAGCAGGAAGCCAGCAAAAGACAAGTTGAAACATCAAACGCCAGAAATTGAGTTGTCATGACGAGGATGGCTCGTCGTTCCCATCCGAGGAAGGCCCATCGCTCGCTCACAGGTAAATCATGTCGTCACGCGCCGCTGCAAAAATGTCAGCATCATTGTATCAACGTTCGTCAACCATTACCCAGGGATAGACCGAAGGAGAACGAGGGATTGCTTACGGCCTGTCCCGATCCACTTGATCGGTACGCCTGTGAATTCCTCGATGAACTTGACATACGCCTGCGCCTGAGGCGGCAAGTCGACCTGTTCGACGTTAGCAACCCCCCGATCCCTCCCCACATCCCGGAGGAGCTTATTTGGCGTACAAATCGCTTCACCGCTGTTGTCGATGTCTGCCAGCCTTCAAACTCCTTGTAGACAACCTCGCACTTCTCGAGGAAGCCGAGATCCGCCGGGAAGTAGTCAAGATTCTGGCCTGTGTAGGGATCCTTGTAGGCGATCGCAACCTTGATCGTCGGGAACGTATCGAGGACGTCCAGTTCTGCGACATTGTTAGCCTGTCTGGGCGCAGAGCCCTGTGCCCTTCCCCTTTTGCACATCGAGACATACTCGTGAGGTTCCAGGCTGTGTAGTAGTTGACCGATGCCGAGTACTTCAGCACGACTAGGTCGAGCCATCCGCATCTCCGTTTCCTGCCGGTGGAGACGCCCCATTCCCGCCCGAGCTCCTGTAATTTCTGGCCCACCTCGCCAACGTCCTCGGTCTTGAAGATACCCTCTCCTACTCTCGTCTGCGTTCGGTCAGTGTTGTCCTGAGCAGGGGTCCAGGGGCAGGTGCATACCGTGTATGCCTTTGCAACACTGGGAAGTGGTCAGTTATGAGACATATCGCATGGAGAAACGGTGAGTCGGGGCACTAACCCAATAATCTCCCTAAAGCAACCGTCGTTAGCCAGCGCCCCATTCTTGAGCATAGTCGCGGTCACTCACTTGATCTTCCTCGGGTTGACTGCCAACCCGGTAATGACACCACCCAGCCCGGTATTGCTGCTCGTGACGAACGGATATGTGCCTGAGCGAGACCGTCAGCGCCTTGCCTTCCTGAAAGACTCTTTCGCAAGAGCGGGATCCCCACCGTAGTCAATATCCAGCATCAACGCATTCGCGCCCTCGATCAGGATTTCGACGTCGCttgcctgcgccgcctgcatGTAGTTGACGGCATCGACGACGAATTCCGGCAGCTTCTCGCGGTACTCGCGGAAGCGCGCAatctcctcctcgacgtcgTACTCCAGCAGGTCGCCGAACCTCTTCTTGTAGCCGGCCGCGAGGTTGCGCAGCTTCGTCTCGAAGTGCTCCTGGTCGAAGATCTCGTGCACCCGTATCCCGTTGCGGGCCGCCTTGTTCGCGTACGACGGCCCGATGCCGCGGCCGGTCGTGCCGATCTTGTTCTTCGCCAGCTCCCTCTCCTCAAGGCCGTCGACGCGGGCGTGCAGCTCGAGGTTGACCTGAGCGCGGTCGCTGACGAGCAGGTTCTTGCGCGCGTGCGTGAGGCCCttctcctcgagcgcggcgagctcCTTGAAGAAGGCCTGGACGTTGAAGACGACGCCCGAGCCGATCAGGTTGGTGCAGTTTGGGTTGACGAGGCCCGAGGGCAAAAGGTGGAAGCTATTAACGTCCGAGATCAACTACTGCTCGTTCAGGCGCCACCAGAAACTCAGCGGGCTGTTTCGTACTCGTAGGACACGCCATTGGCACTGCGCACACGGTCAATTAGCCTCGTACAACCCTCCAGAGTCCCCATTGGCGCGACGTACACAACAGAATGGCCCGCATtatggccgccggcggcgcgggcgcaaATGCGCGCCTTTTGGCAGAGGATATCGCTGAGCTTCCCCTTGCCCTCGTCCCCTGGCCGCGATATCGGGTCAGCCGAAACCCCTGGAACGACACATCTCTCCGGTGAAAAACGACACCTACCCCATTGGGCGCCCAGAATGATGGTCACCATGGTCAAAGGCAGTCGATACCGGCAAAGTAGCAGTCCCAATTCGCGATCCGCTCTACTGCCCAGGAAGATTTTGTCGCGAATTTAAAACACGCTGTCTTCCAGGGCGTTTGGTACGCGGGGTTTGGTGGGGCAATAGCCAATCCCTTGAGTCACCCCTCGCTGCTCAGCGATGTCGCTGCACGCTGCAAACGCCAGAAAACGCGGGACAGCCTCCGGCCCCGGAACCTTATCTATCGATAACTGAGAGATTTGCGATATATCAGCCTTACACTACGGAACTGATGTCTGTTGTACCGCCTTGGACTTGCCCTTTTTCTCAGGAGCCTGGCAATTGGGCCTGGAGTGAACACGACTACTCATTTTCAGCCCCTTGCCCCTGCTATGAGACAAAGGGAACGGCATTGTcttttgttttttttttcggcgtcgtcgccatcTCTCGGCGGAGACTCCATTCCCGCGCACGTCATTTTTCCGGTTTGAGGCTTCACTGATCAACCAATCTACCCTCGTTCTGCTCCATCGGTGTTCGGCTGGCTATTTTGTTCCCGAAATGGAACCAAATCCCGGACTTACAGGTTTGAATGGCAGCGAGGGTGGCATACGTCGCCACAAAGATCACACTGGCAAACTTCAACGCTGTGATGCAAGCCGGTGTTCCCCTACAAACACAGGGCTGCTACGTACAACAATGAAGGGACCATTCGAAGCGCGGACTCCATGAGAGCCAAATGTGTACCCTCACAGGATGCTACCACTGTACTGTATCTGCTCGTTAACCGGTAGCTCCAAGATCAGCATGACGTTCAAGAGCCGCATAATTCAAGAACCTACCTGCATTGACAGGTATTAGGTATTACTGCACAGTACTACTGTACATACCTTAGTAGTAACTCATCCACTCCTGGAAACTAAACTCTTGAGAGCCAGACTTCAGCCCCCGCTGAAGCAAATGCGCCTTCCGTTCTTTAGACTAGCGAGCGACGCCGACTAAACTGCGCAACTCTAAAGGCGATTCATCACCAGGTCATTTCGCATCAATAACATGTCTTCCCTTAACTGAGCAGTAATCCACAAGACTCAGCTGTTCCAGTTGTAACTCcaaaaaaaagaaagaaaggaaagaaggaagaaggaaaaagagCTCCCGAGCTCAAGTGAGTCCCCGTGCAGTTTTGCCCTCCGTTCCTTGAACTTCTTAGGGTTCCCATCTTAGATACCTCTTGCCCTGCCAGAATGACTTGATGTTGAAACATCGATACTCAACTTTCCAGGATTATTTACGAACAACTGAGACACAAGGCCTTCCAGAAAGCTGGTGGACCTCTGGGCGTTGCTCCAGCACAGTAGTGTATGTGAGTCAGGGAAAGCAGTGACCACCACTTGCCCTTTACAACTCTCACCCAAGATCTGGAGCCAATCATCGCCCGTCAGCGCAAGAATGTCACCCGGGCACTTACACTAACGTTACGCGCAACTCGCAACGTTGACATTTCGCTGCTCTGAAGCAAGAGGCCGTCGACATTGTAGCGTACGCGGCACATAAGACGCAAGACAAAGCGCGATGGCTGAATTCTGACGCGGCGAGGGAGCCTTATGACGAGGCTAGGCCAATTAAGCCAGATCTCCGGAGTTTGTAGTGTGTACACTCTGTGGTGTTCCGGGCCGAAGAAAGGCTGGATGCAGCAAGGGGCCCCGTAAGGTACACTAGCTCCCGAGATGAGATCGCCAGGCTCAAGCGGAACATCGACGGCGGACTTAATATTCCCCGTACGGAGTCACTACACTATTGAGCACCACTGTACTGACACGGAATGTACATACTGACACGTAGTAAAAAAAGGACGCAAAAACTGCAAAAGAATCCGGGGGCGAACGGGAGCCTCGGAGATCAAGGGTTTCCACCGCGTGTCACATGCAAACTTCCAGCGTCTGCTCATTTTGAGGACAAGGTGCTGGATGAGGAAGGTGTGCGGCGCTCGAGCATCCCGTCGGCCGAACACTGGCAACGTCGACGGCAATCGCGATCGCGAGGGGCATTGTTTGGGCGAGCCAGCCTTGCAGAACTCTCCTGCCAAGACATGAAGTCCGGGGGAAGCGGGAGCCCTGTCCCTGTTGTGCAATTTTATGCAGCCCTCGTCCAGGTGTTGGGGAGGAGTGGGGCCGAGGTGCATTTTGTTGAATCCAATTGACGAATGGGAGCGGCAGGCTGACCACACAATGACATCGACTGCCTCGGCAGATCAACTTGTCGATGGATCCCAGGAATGCCGCTCGAAGCGAGCAAACGACATGGATCCAGCAAGCTTGCCCGATTCTTTTCGTTTTGGTTAAGAAGCATGTGACAGCTCCGAAGTCCTCACGTGGGCAATATCCGGAAGACACGGCGCAACGGCGAAACGGCGATATCAACGCATCAACCATCTGGCATCGGTTTTGCTCTCGCCCCATGTTGCCCAGTACAGATTAGTTACATCCCTTAGAGCGGCACGGGAGTGGCGACATAGTCTCCACTACGATCTTGGAGCACGAATTAGATCGCAAAGTCGAAGGAGAATACTAGATTCTCTGAAATCATCGTTATAAGAGCCTCTTGAATGAAATTTGCTCTCCTCTTAGAGCATAATATATTCAAAAAAAACATCTCCTACTCTAAGAGAACATCTTCAAGAGAAGGGATGATTTTTAAGAGGAAATAGTTCAGGTTGAGGGTTACTTTCGGAAGGAGGGATCAAGGTGCGTTCTTCTGGTTCTTCTGCCAGGGGAAGTCTTTCGGTCTGTGAGGCTGTCCCTGACCAAGGAGACGGGCGCTAAAACCATTTCGGCCACACCCATGACGCGCTCATGGCATCTCGCGCGAGCGAGAAGCCGGCGTTCCGGGACCGCCCTGGTCGCCCCACTCCCTCGATGGCTTCCCAGGACAACAACAGGCACAAACCGCGGATTCCGCGGCCGCCCGAGCCTCCCGTTCTCTCTGCCGGGTTGCAAGTCGATGAAATTGCCTCGTTGGGGGAGAAATGTGTACACTAGGCATCGACAGCGCGCCCGAGTCTCAACGACGGGAGCAACGAGGCGCCCAGACAATGGAGCATGCCTCCTTCGTCCGTTGCTTTGGGCCAGGTTGCCGGGTCTCTCCAGCACCCTTGTCTCGACCTGTGAGCGGCTCGTCGCATGCCAAGATGCGCTTCACTGTCACGGTGCTTCCTGACCCACGATGCGCGCTCTGATTGATTGATTTATCGATTCGCGAGCGAGGGATGGAAGGAGCGTTCCAGCCGAGTCAAAAAAAAATTATTCTGATTACACCACACACTGCTCATTACCCAAACTACATCACAGTTACAACTTCTGTCTCCCTTCTCTGCCTTTGGCCTTTTTACCTCCTTCCCTTGCTCTGTCCCTGTGTCCAAGAGATTTGCTCTTGCCTTCACCAGCCCTGCAAGCTTGCATATGCCTCCAGAGTTCGAAGGCGCCGCGCCCACACACTGACCCCTGGCATGTGAAACAAGCATCTTGAGGAAAAGCAGTTGGGAAGTGAGATATAACACTCACACAGTCCGGCTCTGTCCAAGCCCAGTTGCCTTTTGCACCCGCTGTCGACCTCCTTCAAAGCAAGCTTCTCTACAGACCCGACACTCGTGGTGGCCGCACCAACAGACTCGACGATGGCCTTCCAGTCAGCAGCCAGCATGTCATGGCCGTCAGGCTCTCTTTTCAGGTTCCCACCGAATCCTAACTCGGGGTTtatcccgccgccgcccgctggcAGCACACCCTCTGCCCCACCGGTTACTATCCCAGACAGCATCTAccacgccgcgctcgacccGCGGCTCCCCATTACGGTCGCGGTCGTCTACGCCGTTTCCGCCAAGGCGCTCAACGCCTACAACAGGTCCACGGGCAAGAGGCCCTGGGCCATCAGCAAAACACTCGCCTTCCGCTGCTTTGTGATACTGCACAACGTCTTCTTGGCCCTCTACTCAGCATGGACGTTCTTGGGCATGCTCCGCACCCTGCGCCGCGCGGTGGTCAGCCCGCGCGGGCCCCTGGGCTTCTCGGGCTTCCTTGATTCTTTGTGCCAGCTTAACGGACCCCGCGGTTTGGGTAACGCTGCTTTCTTTGACGACGAGACGAATTCGTGGCGCTCATACTCGACGGAGCCGGTCTTGAACCAGGATGGCGTCCCCAGCCGGCTCGCTGCCGGGCGCATCTGGAACGAGGGCCTCGCCTTCTACGGCTGGCTCTTCTACCTGAGCAAGTTCTACGAGGTGTTCGACACCCTCATCATCCTCGCCAAGGGCAAGCTCAGCTCGACCCTCCAGACCTAccaccacgccggcgccatgCTGTGCATGTGGGCTGGTATGCGGTACATGGCGGTGCCCATCTGGATCTTCGTGTGCTTCAACTCGTTTATCCACTCCATCATGGTTGGTGTCTCCCCGTCCCCCAGATCCAGAGAGGGCACCAGGACTGACGCCCACCCCAGTACACGTACTACACCGCGACAGCGCTCAATATCCGCGTGCCCATGTTCATCAAGCGCACGTTGACCTCGCTGCAAATTACCCAGTTCGTCCTGggcacctcggccgccatgGTGCACTCGTTCATCAACTACACCATCCCCGTCAGGACCAACTCGCAGACCGACATCGGCCTTGCCCCACCCGCGATCAacggctccggcggcgccgctaCCGAGCTGGACAGTctcctcgacgtcgagggTGCTTATGACCGACAGGTCATGCCCTGCATCACATCGAGTGGCGAGACCTTCGCCATCTGGCTCAACGTGGTCTACCTCCTGCCCCTCACGTACCTCTTCATTTCGTTCTTCGTTGAAAGCTACATCCGCCGCGGCAACACGAGGCAGTCCAGCAAGCGAGGCGCCGAAGGcagcgccgcggctgccgtCCGCCACCTGAGCAACGACGTCCACTCGGCGGG comes from the Thermothielavioides terrestris NRRL 8126 chromosome 4, complete sequence genome and includes:
- a CDS encoding fatty acid elongase-like protein (orthologue of fatty acid elongase from Mortierella alpina), with protein sequence MAFQSAASMSWPSGSLFRFPPNPNSGFIPPPPAGSTPSAPPVTIPDSIYHAALDPRLPITVAVVYAVSAKALNAYNRSTGKRPWAISKTLAFRCFVILHNVFLALYSAWTFLGMLRTLRRAVVSPRGPLGFSGFLDSLCQLNGPRGLGNAAFFDDETNSWRSYSTEPVLNQDGVPSRLAAGRIWNEGLAFYGWLFYLSKFYEVFDTLIILAKGKLSSTLQTYHHAGAMLCMWAGMRYMAVPIWIFVCFNSFIHSIMYTYYTATALNIRVPMFIKRTLTSLQITQFVLGTSAAMVHSFINYTIPVRTNSQTDIGLAPPAINGSGGAATELDSLLDVEGAYDRQVMPCITSSGETFAIWLNVVYLLPLTYLFISFFVESYIRRGNTRQSSKRGAEGSAAAAVRHLSNDVHSAGWEAAQNVNREMYEESAEDEAVSAEGNQANGRVAANGRVLRRRH